Sequence from the Montipora foliosa isolate CH-2021 chromosome 12, ASM3666993v2, whole genome shotgun sequence genome:
TAGCTTAAATCAAGTATTTTATGTTACTTTGAGGTTGAAGTTTGATGAAACAAAGATTTACATATTTATATAAAGTATTTCACTGACAGTTAAATAATTTGATTAAATTTTCCGTCGTCCTCGATCAATTAACATGCTTAAAGCAGATGAGACATGGAGATTCCTTTGAAAATTAGCAGGTAGTTCCTTGATATAACTTTTGATTGTGGGGGGTAACTACAGTTGTAATGTATGAACATTGATTAAGTTTGTTACTACTCAGGGTTATTTTCCAACTTGGCCTTCGGGCAAGCTGAAGATAGGAAGTACTAGCCCGGAGGTCATTTTTTAATTTAGAGCATGCCAATGAGAAAACAAATAAGCTGTTCAAAATGAGCATTATTCTAACTTAGTACTTAATTATATACAAGAATTTGCACTAAAGGCACAGTTACTGGCACTGTATTTTCTTGGTTATTGAATGACAATTAATTTCCAATAGTGGCATAATATAAACTAATAAAAATGCATCTTTTTGATGTAATAAATGTTACTCTGTAGGGGGTCATCTGTCAATCAGACTTTTCACATATGTCAGGAAACAAAATTATGTTTCTTATCCCTTATTAAAGGGAACTTGTAAATACCCACTTTAAATCAAAATTGACTTGTTTAAAAAAGTCTTGTGAAACCTTCAGTAGCAAAATACtctaattttatttcattattttattctaaaggtcattcattttctatcaggaaaataaatttttgccTTGTAATCTTAGTTGATCTCTGCATGCAGGCAGTGAGTGTCTGCATGCATGCAGGAGGCTACTGCATGCATGCAGTAAGCTTCTGCATGCATGCAGTAAGTATCAGCATGCATGCAATTTAGAGTGCAGGCATGCTTGCATGCATGCAAAAACATTTTCATGCATGCACAGTTTAGAAgggttgtttgttttttcacttAGTTGTAGTGCtagtacattttttttttaaattatcatTTCCCAGAGGaacgagggaaaaaaaaaagttatacagctacaaaataaaacaaagcagTGAACAGAAATAGAGAGTACAGTAAATTACAGGTATATGGCAGCTAAATATAACATGTCTGAAAAGTGTATTGATATCTTTTATTGCGGTAACGTGGAACTGTTACAAGTATATTTACTTAAACGTATATCTATTTGTTTGATTGTCGCTCAATGTGGAGGGGAAAAGGGATACTCCGAGACTAACTTTTCTGTCTTAATTTACTTTAAAAGTTCTATGAAAGGATCCCATTTCTTATTCTCCTTGGTGTAGGTGTACGATTTGATCCTACATTGAAAAGACAGTAGGGGAGAAAACCTTTAATGTTTGGAGGGGTTTCCCTCATTTTACAGCACCAAATGAAGAACTTGGCAATTgggaaacagaaattgattaaAACATTATGACGTGAAGAGCTTTCTGGTTTCAATCCTAATAAGACGGTCATACTCTTTTGGTGATGTTGGGATCGGTAGAGAGCCAGACACCCAAAAATTTAACTTTACTTTCGTTCCATTGGATATTTTTTTCTGGGAGGAGATTTTCTTCTTTACCTACACAAGAACCGATCCACAATGCTTCAGTTTTTTTATACTTAATTCTAAGGCCGGAAGAGAGACTAAAACTCTCAAGTAGGTGAAAGGTAGCTGTCAAGGATTCTTTCGTTGCATCAAGAATAAAGgtagtatcatcagcgtatTGGCTTAGTTTTATCTCTTGATTATTCACACAAATTCCCTTGATTATATTATTCTTTCTGACTGCCTTTGCTAATATTTTGGCCGATAAATAAAAAGATAGGGAGAAAGAGGACAGCCTTGCCTGACCCCTCTTTGAAGTTTAAAGGTATTGCTTGCCCAACCATTGTTCAAAACGCAGCTCTTTACATCTGTGTAGAAAAGCTTGATCCAATGAATAAAAGATGggccaaaaccaaaattttctaAAGTTCTGATAATAAAGGTCCAATCCAAGGAATTGaaggctttttcaaaatcaacaAACAGTAAGAGGCCTGGGATGTTTTTTGAGGAAGCATATTTAATGATGCTGTCAATTAAAAGTATATTTTCCCCTACAAAGCGACCTTTAATAAAACCTGTTTGGTCGTTGTCAATTAGCTTAGGGATCGCATTCTTTAGCCTATTTGCGATGGCTTTCATAGCTATCTTATAATCACCGTTTAAAAGAGTTAATGGCCTCAAATTTTTTATCAAATGTGGATCTGCATCTTTCTTAAGAATTATCTTAATGATTCCACGTTTTTGAGTAATGGAGAGATTACCTGTCTCATATGCATGATTTAGTGCCTTTAACAAAGGTCCGGCTATTTCGTTCCAAAAAGTGCTATACAGTCGAACccctcgtaagcggacacccttGGGACCGCCTCGAAGTGTCCGCTTACGAGGGGTGTCCGCTAACGGGGggttgaaatttcaaaaagagTTAAAGGGACAAGAACAATGAAAGCATCGTTTAATCACAAAGTAAGCGTGTTACAGATGCAGAAATTGATTGGTTTAGGTGAAAACAGAATCATCAATGTCCGACAACGCTTCTAAACTACAAGAAAGGAAAAGCCAACGGTAACATAACAGTTGTGTACTACACACTGAAACACATGTTCTGTTTCTGCAAACCTTAGTGGTTAAACATGTGGATGAAAATAATCGCCGATAACTGATTGCTTTTTCGGCGCATTGAACTCCATGTCGAATAGTATGTCCTGCACCGTAAGCAGTGCATTCGACAGCTTTTCGTGTCCACCAAAGTCAGCAAATTCCGATAGCTGCAATACCATCTTGCGGGCTTCTGTACTTGATTTCACGGATGGTTCCTTCACACTGCAGTCAAACTCTTCGTTACCCGCTTCATCCACCTTGCCCTCTTTGGCTGATGGTTCACTGCCGTCGGCTTCGTCCTCTTCCAGAAGATTTCTCCTCAATTCTGCACGCCAAGACGGTTGAGAAATGTCGATGGTTTCAGGGCACGAAGGGACTTCGTCGTCAGCACCAACGAATTCTTGAGCAGTTCCCGTCTCAGTTGTGCCAAGCTTTGCACATAATTCTTCCAGACTCATCATATCTTCTCCCTCAAAGGGATCGTCGATGCCCTCTTCCATGTCAACCTCATCCGGGGACAATCCCACTTTCTTGAAACATTTCTGTACTGTTTCTTGGTCCACCTCATCCCAGGCTTGTTTGCCCCATTGAATCGCTTGCAATAGGTGCACAGACTTAACAATTTCACTTGCCTTATTGTTACTGTCGACCTGACTGCATATATAACGTAGAAGTTTTCGCTTCGTTTTCACTTTCCACGCCTTGATGATTCCTGCATCAAGAGGCTGGCTGCGGGATGTGCTATTCTTTGGTAGGAAGGCAAGTTTTACATTTGAAAACATGTCCGCATGTGAATGTGGGTGGCATGGCGCGTTATCAAGAAAAAGTAGAATGTGGCGATTTTCACGCTTCATGCGCCTGTTCAGCTTAAAAAGAATGACTCCCATTAATTCCGAATTCATCCAAGCCTTctcgtttgcataataatggcAGCTGTGAGGAAAACTTCGGTCACGCAAATTCTTGAAGCATCGCGGATTAAGGCTTTTACCAATAACGATTGGATTTTCTTTTTCACCGGATGCGCTTACAAAGAATGCCCACGTTAATctttgctttgcttgcttgccACCTCGACAGCGCTTTCCACGCTCAGACAAACTCTTGTCTGGTAAGGCTTTCCAAAATTGCCCCGTCTCGTCCATATTCCATACATTCTCTGGTTTGTACCCTGCCATTAATTCCCGCGCACGTTCTGACCAGCTGTCGAGAGTAGCCTGACTGACATCTCCCTCTTCGCCAGCAACATTCATCTCACATATGTTATATCTTTTCTTCCACCTGTCCAACCACCCATTGGAAGCATTGAATTCTCCCGAGTCACCACCTAGACGTTTTGCAATGATAAGCGCTTCTTCTTGAAGCATTGGACCACTTATTGGAATATTGGACTGCCTACACGTCGAATACCATTTCCAGAGATATTGGTTGACCTCGTAGAATTTCTGCTGATTTACTCTCTTCATACCAGCCCGACCTTCGTTTGACTCCCATTCTTTCATAATATTTTCCTCATCTTTAATTATCCCTGCGACTTGAGTCTTTCCGCAACCAAATTTCTCAGCTAGTTTTCTTACGCCGAGCTTTGGATTTTCCCTGTGACATCGTATCAGCTCAACCCGCTTTGataaattcaggcagcttctatTGCCACGTGCCTTACTTGAAGCCGGATGTCTTTCACTAGAACTGGAAGCTTGCCTAAAGGAATCTTCAATATCTTCAGATTTCTGatcattctctgttttcttcTTCTCGACCAGACAAGGTGCAGAGGTTTTACTACATCGCACACAGTAGCCTACTCTCGCTCCCGCCTTCCTTCCATCCATCCGTTGTTTCTGGTGCAAATACAGAGCAGCCCTTATTGCACACTGCCAATTCACACTTGATACATTTGTATTTTGTCTGTGTCGCAGTTCGAGCATTTCGAAGCCATGAATGGCCTAATAATGACGTAACAGCCTTTCTTCGCACGTTCTCACTCCTAAAACCGTTCAGTTGTGCACAGAGTTGCACCCAAAGTATAGACCAATTCAAAGCGTTGGTGTATTCAATACAGGTATGTCAGAGGGTTGTAGAATACCGTAGTTCGAGGCCAGACAGGAGAAACgtgataaacaaaacaaatcacacCCGTAGACTGAATGGCGCCgacaataataatgaaaaagtcCTTGTCCAATCCAGCGTGATTGTTCTCACCGCCTACTAAGTGATGAAATCTTGCTGAGTGTTTTCGACATTTACCTTCAAAATACTGTAGTAGTGCTACGGTACTTGTAAAAAGAAATGTGCTTAGTAAGTACTGTAATTTCGTTTATGTTTGTCTTTGCCGAGAACGAACAAGAACGCCAAGTGCATTAATTGTAGTTTTAACTACTGTACAGTGAGAGGGTGGCGAGGGTCACGGGGTCATCAATAAAAAGGTAGAGCGCGTGAAATAAACCAGACGcagagtttgtttttcactcTTGGTGTCAAGCACATTGCACACGTTAACGAAAACTGGCGCGACTAGAGCGCTTCAAGGTCTAGCTAAGCTATTTTACGATGTCGCAAATTATCAAAGTCAGTTCGTTTATACGAGGATTTCATGAATACATGGCCATATGGGAACCAAATATCGGCGATGAGCATGATTTGAAACGTGAACCGGGCAACAAGGAAGATATCAATGCAGTAGCCGTTGTGAGAATGAAAGACGAATACAGACTGTCCAGTAAACGAAACAAGACAGAACACAACGCTCATCCAAATGAGCTAACAAGCAACTTAGAAGTTGTAGGTCATGTACCCAAACTAATGGCACAATGGGTGACAAGATTTCTAAAACGTCAAACTAACTCGGCAACCGTAGTTGTTAAGGGGAAACGAATTAATCGAGGCGCTGGTTATGGACTGGAGCTGCCCTGTCAATATCACTTCAAGGGGGATACATTTTCTTGCGACTGGCTGAAGGAGAAACTACAGCAAGGACCATTTGAAGTGGATGATGACTAAATGCCAAGGACTCTATAAAACTATAATGTACTTTCAAATTGTACTGAAGTTTTGTTATTGATCTTCGAGCATGATCCCCTGATTTTTTAAATAGTAATTGTGATCACGACAGGATATCACCAGATACTTGACACACGACACCGATGCACCGTTGTGCGCTGAAAGGAGTGCTTTTGAAtcaaataaatatcattttctgaGGATTATGTTTTCaagtgtccgcttacgggaggtcTTTTTTGCCGTTGGGACCAGAGAAATGGTGTCCGcgtccgcttacgggaggtgtCCGTTTATGGGAGGTTACAAATATAGGGTTTTCTTAAGGAAACGGCCGGGACTTCAAAATGGTGTCCGCTTACAAGGGGTGTCCGCTTACAGGGGGTGTCCGTTAGGAGGGGTTCGACTGTAGAACTCTGCCGGGAGGCTGTCACTACCAGGGGATTTGTCTGaatgcatgtctttaagcgcTTGAAAACATTCTTGTTTAGTCAGCAGCCCTTCACAGTGACAAACTCCGCTTTGGTCTAACCTAGAACTATTTACATTTTCAAAATAGTTTTTCTGTCATTCGAAGGAGCGGAGACTGATACAAATCCCAATAAAAGGCCTCAGCAGTAGAAAGGATGTCTTTATTGGAAGTGATGTAAGTGTTGTCCCTTGTCTTAAGCTGACTTATAGTACTAAGTTTAAAGTgacgtttttcaagatttaaGAAGTATTGTGTGTTCTTTTCTCCTTCATTGTACCATTTAGCTTTACATCTTAGGATAGCTCCTTTGGTGCACATTTTAACGATTTCCTCTAATTCTAGTTTTGAAGCTTCAAGATTTTCAAGTATGGGCTCTTGACATTGTTGTTCTAAGTTCAAGGATTCCAGCTCTCTTTCCAATCGGGATATTGTATTCTCAAGGATAGCTTGTTTACTGCAATTTTTACGTTTTTTTCCCGCAGCAAACTCAAGAGACTTTTCGCGTACTTTTAATTTAATCACATCCCATAGTAAGGTCGCACTTACTGAGGCATCGTCCTTGTATTCCTCTGAGTTTCACGAATAGTTTCCTTCATTAGATTTATGTAAATCTCTTCGTTTAAAAGAGatgtattcaatttccaaaagcCAGGACCTCTTTTGTTAGTATGGGAGGATATATTTAGAGATATCATGGAATGATCGGTCTGGAAGCCAGGTGTTATATAAGTACAAGTGACGTTACCCAAGATGCCTTGAGATACCAAGAAGAAATCAAGTCTACAGTGTACTTCAGGGTGTTTTGGGCGCCATGTGAATCTACTAATATCTGGGTTTAGAATCCGCCAGGCATCAACAAGATCCATATTTTCACAGAAATCGTTTACGACTTTTTTAGTGTTTAGATGAGTTCTTGCTAACCCtccacttttgtctttttctatATCCAAAACCAAGTTGAAATCACctccaataattatttcttcgCATTGAAAATCCAAAAGgtgtgtaaacaaagttttaaaaaaattgggaTTATCATCATTTGGCGTGTATAAATTCACAAGAGTGACGTTTTTCCCGTTTGCCATCATATTGCATAAAATATACCGGCCTTCATTATCCATAAAAGTCTTCAAAACTTTTAGTTCAAAGTTATTGTTGGAAAGAATACATACTCCAGATGTTCTACTCGAAAAACTACAGAAAAGACTATGGTATACCCACTCTGTCGACCATAAATCAGATGTT
This genomic interval carries:
- the LOC137978959 gene encoding tigger transposable element-derived protein 6-like, whose amino-acid sequence is MFSNVKLAFLPKNSTSRSQPLDAGIIKAWKVKTKRKLLRYICSQVDSNNKASEIVKSVHLLQAIQWGKQAWDEVDQETVQKCFKKVGLSPDEVDMEEGIDDPFEGEDMMSLEELCAKLGTTETGTAQEFVGADDEVPSCPETIDISQPSWRAELRRNLLEEDEADGSEPSAKEGKVDEAGNEEFDCSVKEPSVKSSTEARKMVLQLSEFADFGGHEKLSNALLTVQDILFDMEFNAPKKQSVIGDYFHPHV
- the LOC137980683 gene encoding tigger transposable element-derived protein 6-like, with amino-acid sequence MLELRHRQNTNVSSVNWQCAIRAALYLHQKQRMDGRKAGARVGYCVRCSKTSAPCLVEKKKTENDQKSEDIEDSFRQASSSSERHPASSKARGNRSCLNLSKRVELIRCHRENPKLGVRKLAEKFGCGKTQVAGIIKDEENIMKEWESNEGRAGMKRVNQQKFYEVNQYLWKWYSTCRQSNIPISGPMLQEEALIIAKRLGGDSGEFNASNGWLDRWKKRYNICEMNVAGEEGDVSQATLDSWSERARELMAGYKPENVWNMDETGQFWKALPDKSLSERGKRCRGGKQAKQRLTWAFFVSASGEKENPIVIAEQAHEA